The Manihot esculenta cultivar AM560-2 chromosome 1, M.esculenta_v8, whole genome shotgun sequence genome has a window encoding:
- the LOC110627529 gene encoding ethylene-responsive transcription factor ERF027, with product MADPNMPSNLPQINQTQPPLSSPFDPSSHPFQPLLLSRSIPTITCESPSPKHPSQPSSSNPTAMAMATTSAAPKRHPLYRGIRSRSGKWVSEIRQPRKSTRIWLGTYPTPEMAAAAYDVAALALKGDDAVLNFPGSVGSYPVPLSSSSTDIRNAAAAAATFKKAEMNQALAQLPTNDDTLNANFTSGEGFIDEEALFDMPNLLMDMAEGMLLSPPRINSSDDSAGTPDGESLWSYY from the coding sequence ATGGCTGACCCTAACATGCCTTCCAATTTGCCTCAAATAAACCAAACTCAGCCACCATTATCATCACCCTTTGACCCTAGCTCTCACCCATTTCAGCCATTACTACTGTCACGCTCTATCCCTACAATCACATGTGAAAGCCCTTCTCCAAAACACCCTTCTCAACCCTCCAGCTCTAATCCTACCGCCATGGCCATGGCCACCACTTCTGCGGCTCCTAAAAGACACCCTTTGTACCGAGGAATCCGCAGCCGGAGTGGTAAATGGGTGTCTGAAATCCGGCAGCCTCGCAAAAGTACTCGTATTTGGCTTGGTACCTACCCAACCCCAGAGATGGCAGCTGCTGCCTATGATGTTGCGGCTTTAGCCTTAAAAGGTGATGATGCAGTTCTGAATTTTCCTGGTTCTGTTGGATCTTATCCTGTTCCTCTTTCATCGTCATCAACTGATATACGTAAtgcagctgctgctgctgctacaTTTAAAAAGGCCGAAATGAATCAAGCATTAGCCCAGCTGCCTACAAATGATGATACCCTTAATGCCAATTTTACATCAGGTGAAGGATTTATTGATGAGGAGGCACTGTTTGATATGCCAAATTTGCTGATGGACATGGCAGAAGGAATGCTTCTTTCGCCGCCAAGAATAAACTCCTCCGATGACTCTGCAGGAACTCCGGATGGAGAGAGTCTGTGGAGCTattattga
- the LOC110627660 gene encoding dehydration-responsive element-binding protein 1A: MFTQLSDPFPLQSSSFSIDSNQPSPLSDASSAAANCSAHSDNEELLLASSHPKKRAGRKIFKETRHPIYRGVRKRKNNRWVCELREPNKKSRIWLGTYPTPEMAARAHDVAALALRGKSACLNFADSAWKLPVPLSTKASDIRNAAHQAAELFRTQEFSGEVTMQNSTTNSGEEDADKASSSDQKHEHATYIDEEAVFDMPGLLEDMAKGLLLSPPRYGGTDCMSWNDVEPTDIDVSLWNFSF, encoded by the coding sequence ATGTTTACCCAGTTATCTGATCCCTTCCCACttcaatcaagctccttttctATTGACAGCAACCAACCCTCTCCACTTTCCGACGCCAGCAGTGCCGCTGCCAACTGCAGTGCTCACTCCGATAATGAAGAACTGCTGCTAGCATCGAGCCATCCCAAGAAGCGAGCAGGGCGCAAGATTTTTAAAGAGACTCGCCATCCCATTTACAGAGGTGTCAGGAAGAGGAAAAATAACAGATGGGTTTGTGAGTTGCGAGAGCCTAATAAGAAGTCACGTATATGGCTTGGTACGTATCCTACTCCTGAAATGGCGGCTCGAGCACATGACGTAGCTGCGTTGGCACTTAGAGGAAAATCAGCTTGTCTTAACTTTGCAGACTCTGCATGGAAGTTGCCGGTGCCTCTTTCGACGAAGGCCAGTGATATTAGAAATGCTGCACATCAAGCAGCGGAGTTGTTTCGAACTCAAGAATTTAGTGGTGAAGTAACAATGCAAAATTCAACAACAAATTCTGGAGAAGAGGATGCTGATAAAGCTTCAAGCAGTGATCAGAAACATGAACATGCCACGTATATAGATGAAGAAGCTGTGTTTGACATGCCAGGTTTACTTGAAGATATGGCAAAAGGGCTTCTACTTTCGCCTCCACGTTACGGAGGGACTGATTGTATGAGTTGGAATGACGTGGAACCTACTGATATTGACGTGTCTTTATGGAATTTCTCATTTTAA